The Aricia agestis chromosome 22, ilAriAges1.1, whole genome shotgun sequence DNA segment tctgtcagtctcgctttcacgccaaacgccaaaactaccgaaccgattgtaatgaaattttgtatacagatagtctaaagcctgagaaaggacataggctacttttttactggaaaaaagggttgtaaaggggtgaaaatgcgtaaatttgttcaaattaagttagttccaaaaaatcataatagatggcgccgtgcgtcttctacatcgcgctgacgcttgctcaaaagtctttctataacaCGTGGTATCATCTAacatttttaagtttcgatttttttcgattgttatatctattctagggtattaaataactcagtactttatctgtgcagtggccagtgacgtaaccttaaacctatcaatgataaatagtttatgggtaaagttgtgtaattgggtggctaaataagctttaaaatttggcataaaatataaagtttaatataaaaaaatgaaatacttattgtgtgcacactgcacagctgtattgatttaaggggtaccagggtttttttataaaagcttttgacaccaattttgttgacatcgcgcgctataaactgaagtccacgcggacgaagtcgcgggcaacagctagtttttaataatgtgaacaacccttattacttaggggtatgaaaaatagacgttggccgattctcagacctactcaatatgctcacaaaatttcatgagaatcggtcaagccgtttcggaggagtacgagaattttatatataagatgataACTATCATTTAACGATTATTGATGACTAATGAAACACAGTTTTAAATGTATTGAACTGTTTTATTACAACAAACACTTATCGCCCGTATGTGAAAATCTGTGCACTTCCATATTTCTTTTACGTGTGAATTTCTTCAAGCATATATCACAGCTAAACGGTTTCTCTCCGGTATGCATCTGAATATGAAGTCTCAATTCACGCCTCCTCAAAAAAGACTTTGAACATACATCACAATTGTAAGGTTTGTAGCCCGTGTGAATATATTTATGTCGATTCAAACCACATTTCGCTGAGAATTTCTTGGCACAGATATCAcaggtgtatttttttatgcCCGTGTGTACAAAACTATGTGCCACTAAATATCTCCTCTCTGTAAATTTTCTTGAACATACTCCgcagatgaaattttttgtgtccGAATGAGTGAGTAGGTGCCGCTGCAAATCCAACAACCGTTTGTACTGCTTGGAGCAGATGTCGCAGAAGTGTGGTTTATCCTCAGAGTGACTAAACATGTGACGTTTCAAGTAATACTTCTGCGAGAAGCTCTTTGAGCACACATCACAGGTGAATGGTGTGAAACCTGTGTGTATTCGTTTGTGGACGATCAACTGACGCTTCCGTGTGAATTTCTTGGAGCAAACATCGCAGCCTAATGGTTTTTCTCCTGTGTGTGTCCTGGAGTGAGTGACAAGTAGGCTTTTGGTCAGGAACCTCTTAGAACAGATATCACATTTGTGCGGTTCCTTGGCCTCAGCTTCGCAGGCGTCTTGTGTCTTATCTGCCTCTTGTTTGATTTGATCCACacctgataaaaaaaaattgataacatttatttaatggGAGCGGTTCTGAATTTTTTATGTCTTccataaattactagctgttgcccgcgacttcgtccgcgtggacttcagtttatagcgcgcggtgtgaacaaaatttgtgtcaaatttaaaagctttttaaaaccctggtaccccttaaatcaaaatacccaaaaacagctgtgcagtgtgcacataatatttcattttttaaaattaaactttatttataccaaattttaaagcttatttagccccacataacacaactttagctttacccataaactatttatcattggtaggttacgtcactgcatagataaagtaggTACTGAGTAGTGAGTTATTTAACAACGTGTAAACAATCGAAAAACGCACCTtatcatggtaccacctcttatagaaagacttatGAGTAAGCGCTAGCGCGATGCAGGTGACTCTTAGCGTTAGCGCCATtcgttatgaatttttggaactaacttaatttgaactaaTTTACGCaaaaacacccccttacaacccctttctccagttaaaaagtagcctatgtcctttctaggctttagactatcagtgtacaaaatttcattacaatcggttcagtagttttggcgtgaaagcgagacatacagacatacagagatactttcgcatttataatattagtatagattgtaaatgagttttattttaagagtaacaaacatccatacaaccTCACAAACtgtcgcctttataatattagtaggaagtaggataaatACATATATAACAACTTACAATTAATACAGTTTACTGAAAAAGTGATTCTCGTTTTGAGGCAACaaatttataagttataaggttTTTTTATCATGATGAGCACgtacatagatcaagatagataccgcatgtcgctccatttgtacgaaaacgagcgtgccactttttcctacctactgtgacgtaccgatgataacattatcttggccaacgtttctatttgtatttctacagctcaatacggtaCTTTTAggtatttaggcatttttaaaattccgattgacgtccgattccgatagcagactaaagaacagacatTCGAAAGaggagcattgctcgtcgtttgggaacgcgatatggcacgcgaagtacatacacatgcggtatctatcttgatctatgtctgtgataaTGAGTCATCATGCATACTTTTATAATGATTTGAATAATAACtaaatgatgcccgcaactccttcctttcccgggactcaaagtatccccataccaaatttcagcaaaatcggttcagtggttcaggtaatagacagacacttttgcatttataatattagtaagtatggaaatATGGATATAGCAAGCATCCCTAATTATatcagtatataatatgtaaaaaaaaacctatgaaATATGAGCGACGGTAAGTtaagcccataaagttaatataccaagcggaatagagcaacaatctcgagctgtcaaacgtaacccaataatgaaaccaattttcatctgtgtgtaaaaatatgtgtacgtatacacttacacaagcatgattgaacatgatttctatgaaattaaattgtcaacgtgtggcacgtgccgactggacgtcaaaaaaagagtgctgctgtcatgtatcacacgtctctttttaccacgcagtgttactgataatgacatctctcttgatcaggcttttgtttctctattccgataggtatattaactttatggcttaACCACATACCTTCATCTCTTATATTTTCTGCTCTTTCTTGTTTGACTGAGCTTGTTGTGGGATATTGGTCATATTCATCAATTTCACTCTGACTAACCTCCTCAACAGTAATTTCTACCTTTTCTGTTGGTGCATATTCCGATTTGATATTAGTTTTATTCTCTACTTCGTTTCCTTCGAATTCTTCAATTTCTGAAAATTATACAAATGAAGTATTATTTGAATTgttatgtgttttttttaacataagatgtacagtgtactatcagagaagttcattcctaggcagatggcggactaaGATATTCCTAGGCACGACggctacgtaatttggtcgcgttatgtcaaatccatccAATAGAGCTAACATTGAAtggacataagccgaccaaatgacgtaggtctgtcaactgtctaggaataaatttcctcgggtatacaaataaatgtttgttacttaaaaacagcgaccacataacccaatagacgcctaatgttttgatttctcttaacaaattattgtgtcaatgtgctgaggtaagcgacgcggggggagagagaagaaatgcattacgattggccaattcaaattcacggcatgtcataaatcagaactagtgatgggaagtacgagaagcgcttgtcaaaggaaataaaaaaaaccagtacatatttattttttattttaaagtatagaatgaagaaaatatattatatatattttcttCATTCTATACTTATAACCTctcgtctgtcaagcgcccaaaatCGGCGTCTTAATACgacctaatataaataaacaatataagCCAGCTTATATTgattctctccttgttacacttcttacaacgtaaacaataaaacagagatgcaaataaaagCTGCCAACCTTTGTTTAGCATAAAAAAGGTAAAGcatcttaaaatatacaaaaacgtcttcggattatattaaaaaagtacctaatatacttacctatatttaaaaacatactttttttacaaattataagtatatactttttttaaactttcagAGGGCAAAAATTATGTgatattatatgatttttgcgaaacttttatcgtttacgcagcacaataggaaaaatctcccgattttgaaacattcttcattggtgctccgctcctattggtcttagcgtgataatatattataagctacATAGGATATATAAAAAAGCCTTCCTTGattaatactgaaaaaaaaattcaaatcggtccagtactttctgagataagcgcgttcaaacaacaaacaaacacttcagctttatatttattattagtatagattatttgacttgctaattccgccacatgatttctaagtcacaatgaaattgatggaaatttatttctaaaaatagttgttcgccaataaaactgcttgaagttttagtgactaaaaaTCTTTACTTGGTTACTTTCTTTACGCTTTCAAGATAAGATTTCATGATTACTTCGCAACGCCGACAAGAAACTACGCTTTGTGATGGGTAGATAGTAGTAGTAGACAGGGCCCTCGCTACCATATGtacaatgtgtgcaatgcacacgggcgccatcctctagaggcgccaaatcgccatctttaggggcgccaaaaccaaggaccgaaaaaatttgcctaaggggcgccaaaatcctttttttgcacacaggcgccagaagcccttacgggggccctggtagtagatggatggtttatccatatttctcttactaaaattggcaaaaacggtgtaatttttattgctataaattataatcattaatcagttgtTTAACAACAGTCTAACTCAAAATGACTTGAGCATATCACGCTTTGTTtcgattttcaataaaaaaaatatatatacctctgaaagatagttggtatcacacaataaattgattcttgacagtaaaaaaaatattttgtatgaaacgcacgagatgtacatgggtcacggatgtggtcgatactaagacagatttcgctgtcattatctaaagtaagacctataagtcttacatattgtctgaaagtattcgccttgcattaggcgtctagaggctatgtggtcgctgcttaaaaattaaaatgtatcctaatatacctacgaataataaaaactatggaatTGTAActtccatactattaccgttttaaaggttccttttgatctgtcatgtaacgtcagcctagtaccgctcaaggtcacctaaatattgcaaatgtattgaattgtgtacctaaggtacacttttttgacaagtattgtggagcatgttttttgacggagttacttttccttagtttttattattcgtagtaatatacatataaatttttcattaagtatagttttttgtACATATCCACAATATATTATCACTAGATGCGAAGCCGCGCGGAGGCTTCTAATTTAAGGCGGTAATTTAAGAATTTAAGAATTtcacgtacattttcccgcaaaaaatatcctgtctcttcacgtggtctattcttcgtgtgtgccaaataacataaaaattgctccagtactttttaaaataataagcaatttcatataattttccacgttttttctacattttcctctgtttcttcgctccaatTGGTAttagcttaataataatatgtaacatagGCTATAGCCATCCTCGattctatctaacactgaaatatttttttatatcggaccagtagttcctgagattagcatgttcaaacaaacaaactctttagatttataatattagtatattatagatatatacatatgtattttcataaatatcataTTCTTTTTGGCACCCTAGGGGTTGCGACCCACAGGTTTTgacaaaaggttgaaaaacactgttaTGTATTACATAACCTACCATTGTCACTGCAAACTTCTTTCTTCACATCTGACTCctgttttatatataaagaggGTTCTGTTGTTGATATAATCATAGTTTTAGATGAAGATAGCTCTAAGACTGATCtatacactccaaccttaaccTGCAACGAATTGGGTCTGCAATCAGTAGGTACACTGTTAACTGAACATTTGCACCTCTACAGTTATGTCGCTAGCAACTCCTAAACAGGCCACCCTGTAATATGCCAAAAGAAGAAGAGATAAAGGTAAACCTTggtctttttctttttgtaattataatatatctatgttacgctcaaagaccgaaatcacTCAATGAGCGAAagaatggctcacaacgcgtcgTGGTcgcagtgaaacagccacgacgcgacattcgcgtcgtggctctaatgaaaacggccacgacgcgttctggcaatcacaaaaagaccataacgcgaaattcgtgtcgtggctgatatgctattcgtttttcttgattgattaatcgtccataggtatgaaagattatatataaattaccacgcatactacaaaatattttttcttttactaaatcgctgcataacgtgtttatcattattatctatttataaaatatccataaccagcgccagacagacagacagtaataatattagcacggatattatggaactatggatattttcaaataataatgaaaaacacgttatgcagtgatttagtaaaagaaaaaatattttgtagtacgcatggtaatttaaatataatcttccatacctatggacaattaatcaatcaaggacaaatcaagaaaaaagaATAGCATAtcacgacacgaatttcacgttatggtctttttgtgattgccagaacgcgtcgtggccgttttcattagagccacgacgcgaatttcgcgtcgtgggtCGCgcgtttcactgtgaccacaacgcattgtgagttgtgagccattttttcgctcattgcgattttggtctttgagcgtaacatatatatatatatatatatatatatatatatatatatatatatatatatatatatatatatatagcgtTACTatcacaattggaaatccatttatatatataacgctataactcgataaggGCTGAACCgattagtcttaaaataatccttgaagtccacgGAAGGTTTTTAAATAGCCTAACATGATCATAAACTAGATGTGTTGAgccaaaatatgtttattgcaTGGggataatgtaatttttattcagTGCAGGATGCCAGTGTTAGCCCTAAAAAACGAAAGTCTGTGGTGCCCTGGGCAGTAACCCAGCGTCACCCCGCCTAAAGCCTCTACTGTTTACATTATTAGAAGTTCTTTTCCCAACCCTAATGTCTGGGCCGCACCTGCATAGTGCTTCatgcttaaaataataacattggACAATCTGCATGTATGAAGCTTCTTACGATAGATGCATGTGCGGCCATGCATAAGACATAcctatctctataccaaattttactaaaaattacATCAATAATTTGTGGTTATTGCCTATAGGCTAAGCCTAAACTACTGGTGTAATTTTTTGGTAGAAAGATATACaaacatacttttatatttataatagcgAATAACAATATTACATACCTTATTGTGGACAAGAATTTCAGAAACATGTCGTGTCTGTACTGCCAACTGCTGCAGCTGGTGACATTGTCGCAGTCTGGTGTGGCAGATGTAACACACCCAGCACTCAACATCTGCGATCTGTTGATAAAGAAGCATGTAAAGTGTCCTTTATTCTCTCTGGAATTTAAAGAATCTCTATACAAGTTTATTGAATCTAGTCAAGCGGTTTAAGCGTCATGAGGCTAAAGACTCAGAAACTTACTTTGGTATCcattatatctataataatattagcatgaatTACCTCAAAATTAGCGAGAGTCTGATAAACATACTGCAGAATTGAGCCATAAATGTTATCAGTTCTTCTGTTTGTACAACGGCATATCGAGCAACAAGTGCTTTTCGACATCTTTTTTCTCAATATTTAAAGAATTTAGGCTTACTTATCAGTTCCAGAACTCAGAAGATaaatagaatgaaatataaaatatagcaCAAACTAaacagtatataataaagtactctgtgaacTAAACTTCGGACTTCTCCTTCTTCTTTTTCCAGTTTtgacatttagattttttatttatcgtCCTTCTTCATGAGCATAgaggggtattacattatcatttatattggatcatttctatgatcatatatataatccaatatatttaagatcatttgatcatatctgcatattacaatatcatatttcattgttcCTATTTTactcatatgtggtttcaatagccaatggagagcgctaaccaCAGATTAATATATGTAGCAAGTCTGACTAGTATTGAGTTATTGACGCgttaacgctgacaggtattgacgtcagggttactagatctcagagaattcgatttgtcaaaagacatcgtcatttttaatatggcttgttttttgttatttcagcaagattatctaacggccgttcccaatatttgatctatctctggttttgccctactagagataggaatagctcacaattgacataaaatgtatgtctctaatgtctaatgtgagctattcctatctctagtagggcaaaaccagagatagatcaaatattgggaacggccgtaagtatataattagaaaaataattacattacattatttgaaacatattaataaataacaagaaattaaaaactcgtttttatatttaataactggcaacacctatttctatgacatAGAGATATAAAGATGAAGTGATTTtccgtataattattttattattaaaattatttatataccttttaaaatgaaaatataataacataagctcttatacaaaaaaacacaatttttggcctatttttgctctattgtatttgtacggaaccctttatgaGCGAGTCAAATTAATACAGATATAAATttaaactagtaatctgtgatcaCAGAATAGGATCAAACAaaaacttcttcttcttctacttccatttttgacatttagattttttatttaaataaataaactttcatttcGTTCAATCACTGCTGATTTAGAACTCGAAATTGTTTTATCGTCCAGCGTCCTTCTTCTTGAATCTTGACCCAGATTCATCTtgtgcaaaatatattatgagcaATGGTCAATGACATAACAAACAGGCAGGTGGTATGAGTATGAGGCGTGACGCGTGCCGAGTGACTCGTGAGCATACTGCATAAAATATAGTACTAACTACTAGTCGTTTTAGTGTCGTTTTAGTAAAGCGGTACCCTTGACTAAAACTTACCATGGATTTATGATTGGAGGGAACAAAAATGacacgtttcttgaagttgtattaTTTTTGCCCACACTTTTGCGCAACAGTGAAGatttccctcccctattaccctattccctcttaaaaggacggcaacgcacctgcagctcttctgatgctgccagtgtccatgggcgatggaagttgctttccatcaggtgacccgtttgctcgtttgccccctttaatCACCTCTAGTACACAGACGCTgtgaactgcgaaacagcgacGAACTGATACTGTACTCTCCGTAACACGACTATGGGACACATCCAGGTAggggcagccccccccccccactaGAGGATAAAGTAAACACCAATCTTCCTGgtaagtgggaattaaaaacgtgttacatataactctgcgcaaaatgaactGCTGGaaacaatatatatatagagctgcaggtgcgttgccgtccttttaagagggaatagggtaataggggagggtagggatggaagggagtaggggagggtagggaagggaatagggtaggggaatagggttgggcctccggtaaactcactcactcggcgaaacacagcgcaagcgctgt contains these protein-coding regions:
- the LOC121738216 gene encoding zinc finger protein OZF-like isoform X3 is translated as MSKSTCCSICRCTNRRTDNIYGSILQYVYQTLAKIADVECWVCYICHTRLRQCHQLQQLAVQTRHVSEILVHNKVKVGVYRSVLELSSSKTMIISTTEPSLYIKQESDVKKEVCSDNEIEEFEGNEVENKTNIKSEYAPTEKVEITVEEVSQSEIDEYDQYPTTSSVKQERAENIRDEGVDQIKQEADKTQDACEAEAKEPHKCDICSKRFLTKSLLVTHSRTHTGEKPLGCDVCSKKFTRKRQLIVHKRIHTGFTPFTCDVCSKSFSQKYYLKRHMFSHSEDKPHFCDICSKQYKRLLDLQRHLLTHSDTKNFICGVCSRKFTERRYLVAHSFVHTGIKKYTCDICAKKFSAKCGLNRHKYIHTGYKPYNCDVCSKSFLRRRELRLHIQMHTGEKPFSCDICLKKFTRKRNMEVHRFSHTGDKCLL
- the LOC121738216 gene encoding zinc finger protein 271-like isoform X4, translating into MSKSTCCSICRCTNRRTDNIYGSILQYVYQTLANFEIADVECWVCYICHTRLRQCHQLQQLAVQTRHVSEILVHNKVKVGVYRSVLELSSSKTMIISTTEPSLYIKQESDVKKEVCSDNEIEEFEGNEVENKTNIKSEYAPTEKVEITVEEVSQSEIDEYDQYPTTSSVKQERAENIRDEGVDQIKQEADKTQDACEAEAKEPHKCDICSKRFLTKSLLVTHSRTHTGEKPLGCDVCSKKFSQKYYLKRHMFSHSEDKPHFCDICSKQYKRLLDLQRHLLTHSDTKNFICGVCSRKFTERRYLVAHSFVHTGIKKYTCDICAKKFSAKCGLNRHKYIHTGYKPYNCDVCSKSFLRRRELRLHIQMHTGEKPFSCDICLKKFTRKRNMEVHRFSHTGDKCLL
- the LOC121738216 gene encoding zinc finger protein OZF-like isoform X1, whose translation is MSKSTCCSICRCTNRRTDNIYGSILQYVYQTLANFEIADVECWVCYICHTRLRQCHQLQQLAVQTRHVSEILVHNKVKVGVYRSVLELSSSKTMIISTTEPSLYIKQESDVKKEVCSDNEIEEFEGNEVENKTNIKSEYAPTEKVEITVEEVSQSEIDEYDQYPTTSSVKQERAENIRDEGVDQIKQEADKTQDACEAEAKEPHKCDICSKRFLTKSLLVTHSRTHTGEKPLGCDVCSKKFTRKRQLIVHKRIHTGFTPFTCDVCSKSFSQKYYLKRHMFSHSEDKPHFCDICSKQYKRLLDLQRHLLTHSDTKNFICGVCSRKFTERRYLVAHSFVHTGIKKYTCDICAKKFSAKCGLNRHKYIHTGYKPYNCDVCSKSFLRRRELRLHIQMHTGEKPFSCDICLKKFTRKRNMEVHRFSHTGDKCLL
- the LOC121738216 gene encoding zinc finger protein OZF-like isoform X2, which encodes MSKSTCCSICRCTNRRTDNIYGSILQYVYQTLANFEIADVECWVCYICHTRLRQCHQLQQLAVQTRHVSEILVHNKVKVGVYRSVLELSSSKTMIISTTEPSLYIKQESDVKKEVCSDNEIEEFEGNEVENKTNIKSEYAPTEKVEITVEEVSQSEIDEYDQYPTTSSVKQERAENIRDEDQIKQEADKTQDACEAEAKEPHKCDICSKRFLTKSLLVTHSRTHTGEKPLGCDVCSKKFTRKRQLIVHKRIHTGFTPFTCDVCSKSFSQKYYLKRHMFSHSEDKPHFCDICSKQYKRLLDLQRHLLTHSDTKNFICGVCSRKFTERRYLVAHSFVHTGIKKYTCDICAKKFSAKCGLNRHKYIHTGYKPYNCDVCSKSFLRRRELRLHIQMHTGEKPFSCDICLKKFTRKRNMEVHRFSHTGDKCLL